Genomic DNA from Eschrichtius robustus isolate mEscRob2 chromosome 4, mEscRob2.pri, whole genome shotgun sequence:
ATATGCCTTCTCCTAACCACCAGAAGAGCTTGCTTTGTTGTGGATTTAAGTTAATCataaagtataataaaaaaaattacaaaaagcaaTATCAGTTTTATGTCTATAACATATTAGAAAAGTCACTGCTTTCCAATGTCCTTATGTATACTCTCAGGCTAGGATAGCAGAAATATAGCCCCTAGAAAACAGCAGTTTACTTCTCTGGCTAATAAAAGGTAGTTGGAAATTAGTTCAATATATCTTGATGGCTGGTCTATCTCCCATACTTAAGTGATGTTATAAGTTAATGCTTCCTCTGTGGgtgtttttcaatttcattatatatttaattcatgcttctttttcattaaaatgtgcTTAAATAATTTACTAGAGAATTTGGTTGGAGAATGTAGCAAAGGAACCTATATTCCATGTATATTCTTAACAGAAGTCTAGTCCTCCTCTATCTGGGAGATCTGTTAGAAAAAATGCCTTTGGATGGTGTCCTATTGAAGCAATGTCACTACTTCAGAGCTGGTCCAGCAATAGAAACAGTTGGTGGTGATTTACCTCTAATTTCTCAGTAATAGACTAAACAAGAGGAAATAAACCATGGGAGTGGGAGTTAAGAGGAGTTGAGTGATCCAGCCCACTCCAGCCCGTTTCAGCTTTGACCATTGGAGAGTCATGGGctctcttaaaatgtttaaataaacctCATCTAGATACTTAGAAACCTTCAGTTATCCTCGAGAATATTCTGTGGACCTAAAGTAACTCCTTTTCCAGGGCACATTTGGTAAGATAGAGTCAGTTACGGATGTGGACTGAACTGTCCACAATGAACTGAATTACCACTACAGAGCCTTCATGATGAGAGCAGTTTCCCTCCAACTTCACTGTGCACATGAAtcacttgttaaaatgcagcttCTAATAAGTTCTGAGAACCTAATGCCCAGcttggtgactatagttagtaatatggtattgtacacttgaaagttgctgagagtagatcctAAGTATTCTCatcacacttacacacacacacaaaaaagagaactATGTGAGGTGTTAgatgtgttaattatcttgaACTTGGTAATCATtctacaatgtatatgtatatcaaatcatcgcactatatactttaaatatatatacattgtatcaatatttgtcaattattccttaataaagttggaggggaaaaaaacgcaGCTTTTGATTTGTTCCCTGATGTGGGTCTGAGAGTCAACAActtttttttgtcattgttgttcaTCTTTACTGTGGGacaactgacaaataaaattacaagatatttaaaatgtacaatgtcatgatttgatacatgtatacattatgAAAAGATTCCCCTCATCCAGCtaattaacacattcatcacctcatgTATTTAtcacctccctcccttttttctttttagtgagaACTCAGCAAATTTGctactctctcagcaaatttctATTATACAATACACTGTTGTCAACTATAGTCACTAGGTTATACATTAGattctcagaccttattcatcttacagcTGTAAAAAAAGTTTACACCCTTTTACCAAACTCTCCCTATTTCTCCAACCCGCTGGCCACCACTTTCTACTGTTTCTAGGAGTTCAACGTTAatttccacatataggtgataccatgcagtatttgtctttgtctggcaaATTCCCTTAGCACAATACCCTACAGTTTCATCCCTGTTGTTGcaagtgacaggatttccttcttttttaaggctgaataacattcctgtgtgtgtgtccatgcttGTGTGCATGCTTATGTGCACATATATACCACTATTTCTTGATCCACTTATCtactgacagacacttaggttgcttctacacAGAGCCAACATTTCTAACAAGGTCCTAGGGGAGGCCCGTGCTGCAgatccacagaccacactttgagtagcaaggctaCTGAGAAGATGGAAATTTCCCAGAGAACCTGTGGCCTGAACTGGTGCCTCCAGCACTGACCTATCTTAACCCCCACTCATGAGGAATTCCAGAGAACTCTGAAGCTGCTCCGGAATTTGAAACCTCCATGCCAATTAAGTTCAGCAATGTTCTCTAAAATGCAGTCTATAGGCAACAGTCACATAAGTACTCTAAAAATATAACAGATTGACCATGCTTTTGGAAAGTCTAGCATGTCCTGCGAAAGAATACATAAGAGACCTAAAAGTCATAAGTGATGATGAAATTCTTAAAGCTTCTGCCAAGTGTAAGAATCACGACCTTCTCAGCACATTAATTCCCTTTTCCCATTAGAATGTGGGGTCCGTCCAGACCTAATAACATTGTCTGCCGAGAGAATCATAGGAGGCACTAAAGCTAAGGAAGGAGACTGGCCATGGCAAGTCAGTTTACAGTGGAGTGGTGTTCACCACTGCGGAGGTGTCTTGATCAGTAAGAGGTGGATCCTGACAGCAGCTCACTGCTTCAGAAGGTAAGACCACAGTTACCTACCCATCTTGGCATACCTTAGTCGTCTCAATTAATACTTACATCTGTGTTAGAGGGTATCAATCAATCACATTTTATGCATAAAAAATTGATCATTAGCGATATTAGATAACTTGCCCTGAATAACACTGCCAATATGCGACACAGCCAAGATTCAAATCTAAATTCAACTGGTTCCAAAACCATGCTCTTATTCATTtgctgaaagaaaggaaaggaagggaaggagggagggaggcagacagggaagaaagaaagaagagtatcttttaaaatcttcacAATAAAGACCCTGAGGCAAAAGaagtttaatataaaaaattcatGTATTTTCTTGTTGTCaactattttttctttagaatttttaaCTAGCATTTACTCTTTTGCAAGCTACTGTACCTCATGAAAGTATCTCCTGgatatataatttctattttccgTATAACTCCGCTATCTAAACTCCACAAAACCATCAAATTATTTGGTTACATTTTGCttttattcaaccttaaaagCATGTTGCATTAATCAACCTTCCAATTCATAGATCCTTATTTTCATCAGTTTGTACaagaccttttatttttctcctgtcaCACATGTATTCCACTTCTACTACCTTCCCTGCCCCCCATAGGCCTCACACAAATATTTGACATATGTCTTTAAATATGCAATTACCTGCAAAacctttggtgtgtgtgtgtgtgtgtgtgtgtgtttaaattataTGAGTAGCATTGTGTATAAGCCTCATATTTCCTTACTGTTTTTGCTCAATCCTGGGAATTTTAATCTGGTCCACCACTGCATCCACCATATCCCTTCATCCAGCTAGGTTGCTCCAACTTCCCACTGCCACAAAGCAGCACATATACACTTTCTCTCATGCCTTCATATGTGCCTCTCTATAAACCTTCAAGAATTTCTCTGACATACATACCCAGAAGTATATATACAGTGTGTTAAATACACTACAATGCTTTCCAGAATTTTACAGCTTCACATGTAATGCAAAAGAGTTCGAACTTCTTTCTCACCAACACAATactattctttttcaattttttgtcaTTCTTATGAATATGCATTAGATGCTCATTATTgttataatttccatttctctgcttatTAGTGagtttgagtatcttttcatatgtctacTGGCTGTTTGGGCTTCTCCCATGAAATGCCTATTAATATTTTTTGCTCATTGTATAATGGTTTTTCCCTCCATTTATTGCTGGTTTACAGACTTCTGTATATTCTACAAAAATTTTAGATATTAAACATTGCAAGTCTTTTCTCATTCATCTGATAAATATGTCTATGGTAcagttaattttgttttcagatttttatgtcttttcttttttacgctacatactttttattgaagtatagttgatacacaatattatatattataggtgtacagtatagtaattcacaatttttaaaggttatactgcatttattataaaatgttggctatattccctgcatTGTaccatatccttgtagcttatttattttatatataatagtttgtacctcttaatcccctatacCTATCTTGCCCTTACCCCCTTTCTCTCCCCctagtaaccattagtttgttctctatatatgaTACACTTAATTTTGATCTCATGAAATTCATCCATTCTTAACTGTGTGGTTTGTATTTTGGGAGTTTGGCTAAAAAGTCCCTATTCCTAGGTCAGCAAGATaatgccttattttttttatattagtgcactctctttctctctctctctccccctctcatgcgtgctctctctctctctctctctctctctgtgtgtgtgtgtatgaatatatacgaacacacacacaccccaaaatctTCAAGAAGCATCACACTTAGTACAGAAAAATCATTCATCAATTAATAAGACAAGGAGCCCTTTACCATCACTACTATTTAAATGGAACTTCTggctaaaggaaaggaaaaaaataacagttgGAAGGAAAGAGTTAAAACTAAAGTGAACATTATTTCAGACTCCTTAGTTGCTTGAATGGAAGGATGtagaaaagggagaaatcaaagaaaagttTTGTGTTATACTAGTGTTCATCAAAGTATCAGTATATCCTTATTGGAATAACGGAACACCAGGACGTTCATCACCCCAAGatatgttttctaaaatatttctatgTTCTTTAGACAAATGATCACTCATTGTGCCAGTAAAGAATTACAGAAATAGATCACAAAGAAATGTTAGTCAAATACTTCCTAgattgggggtggaggggacaAACACAAAAACCAAATATTTGAAATTCTCATAAGTTCTCTATTCAAATaacatgttttcatatttttagccACTCTGATACTCGTCAATGGACTGTCACTTTTGGTATCTCCACAACATTTCCTAAAGAGAGAAGAGGAGTAAGGACTATTTTAATCCATAACAATTATAGACCTGAAACTCATGAAAATGATATTGCACTTTTACAACTTGATAAAGAAGTCGCCTTTACCAGAAATATCCATACGGTGTGCCTCCCAGAGGCTAGCCAGAATATTCCACCTGGTTCCACTGCTTATGTAACAGGATGGGGATCTCAAAAATACACCGGTGAGTatctcaggaaaaataaaacaaaaacagcagcAATATCTCCTGGTACTTGCTagtacgcttttttttttttcattaaggaACACCTGAAGGGTAGGTTCTATGGACAGAACCATCCTACAGTCTGGTCATCCTGAGATCTAACTAGAGTTCCTTCAGCAAATCAAAGCAATGTCCCTAGAAACTATACAGAATTCTCACACACAGTAGTAGGAAAATGTAAAAGCAAGTGATACAGAAACATGAGTTCTTCCATGATCCAGAGACTCTACAGACTTGAATGGCTCCcctataaagaaaattttaaaaatttataagagGATTTAGATAGGTATTCTCTAAGGGTTTTAAGGTATTCTGAACTGAAAGAAATCCTGCCTTCAGACCAAGAAACTCTGTGTGTACATAAGTATTGTTCACACTTATTTATGaagcaaataaaatgagaaaaagaaataagggtgACATGAAAGAGCAAATATAGCCAAGGGGAAAATGAGTATCAGCTAGAGAGTGGAAGGATAGCATTAACAATATCCATGGGTTTCTAACTATGTTGTAGATCATGTctccaagaaacaaaacaaaggctGAATTGTCctagaaaatatttcattgtgttttcatgGCCCAAAGTAATCTGATGTAGTAAATAAAATTTGTGCCAATCACAAAAACGGCAGTGCCATATTGAAGGaatatcaatataaaataaattcattctttAGCCATGAAACaagatttgtttctcttttgttactATATTAAAGGTTAATCAATATGTAATTTTCTAATTCAAAGTTAATCAGTGGATATTTCAAAATCTACTAGTCAATTTTAAGTAAgcagattttttccccctcttaagGTCTAAGGGGCACTGTATCAcaaaactaaagcaaaaaaagaaaaacacagatctATGTAAAGGGGTAATCCATCTCTACTATGGAAATCTTTGCTGAGAAAAAGCTACTAGTACATTTTCAATAGCCTTCTTTGCTGGATAAGAGATAATGTTTGGAGTACAATTATTCCTTCCTATATTCACCATAGAATCATTAATTTATCTACCCTGAAGTCCATTTTCACTCTGCTTTTATACTTAACAGGCAGCACAGTTTCAGATCTACAACAAGCACGGGTCAATATAATAAGTAATTATGTATGTAATGCACCATCTAGTTATAATGGAGCCATCTTGCCTGGAATGCTATGTGCTGGACTATCTCAAGGTGGAGCGGATGCATGCCAGGTAAGTTCAAGACAATGTTATCCACGTTATCAGCCAAGTTTATAAGCACTTACTAGCATGTCATATTGTGATAGACATAGAGGTATCATTATAATACACAGCCCTGATCCTCTAAAAATGTATTGTCTAGATTTTACAGATTCTTATATGAAGTTGATCTATCATGAAACACTGATTCTGAGAAGCCAAGTTGCAAAGTGGTTAACTATCAAGCTCAAGAACCAGACAGACCCGGGTTTAAATTCCTTAACCTCTATTACCAATGCTTTTATCTATAAAATCGGGATAAGAATAGTATCTAACTTTTTAGGTGCCACTAAAGATTAGATGGAGATTAAATATGTCAGGCGCGCACTAAGCAAGAAAGAAATCTCAGCTATCTCAGCCATTTCTACTGTTGTTGTCAACCTAGACCATGATCACTGACATCAATAACTTTCATCTCAACCTTCTACTATGAAGACTTAAATAAATCACTCATCTAAGAGTTGTagataattgattttaaaaatataaataacacctGAATATCAGCACCTTGAAGATAAAAAACTTATACAAAGATCTTAGTTACTTGAGTCACCATAGCTCCCACAATTGTAAAACAGCactaatgaaggaaaaaaaaaacaaaactatttagaTCTACTTTGTAATTTTCAACCAAATATAAAAACACTAACAATAAATATGAATTCTTACTCTAATGTAATtagaataagatttttttttggaaggtatgttgctatttatttttcatagatctttactgtagtataattgcttcacaataccgtgttagtttctgttgcacaacaaagcaaatcagccatatgcacacacgtgtccccatatcccttccctcttgagcctccctcccatcttccctattccacccttctaggtcaacgcaaagcaccaagccgatctccctgtgctatgcggctgcttcccaccagccaactattttacatctggtagtatacatatgtcgatgctactctcacttcggcccagcttcgccctcccaccccatgtcatcaagtccattctctatgcctacctctttattcctgccctgcaactaggttcaccggtacctttttttttttttttttttagattccatatatatgcgttagcatacggtatttgtttttctcttagaaTAAGATTTTAATACTAAATTTGTAATTAAACTATCTAAACAACTGATgtggttatattttttaatagattttattccTATGTCTGAAACCCAACCCCATATAGTAAAAGCAACAACTACTTAGTGTCCAAAATTACATTTTTGGAATTAAGAAAAATCAATctgttttcttgatgaatctgctACTGCTTTCCTGACTGAATCATAAGCAGAAAAATGAGGTCTATTCTTTCCTCAAACATTGCTGACTTTTATATTTAGTGCTTACATTCTTGAAAAAGAGGATAAGTAGTAGTTCTTACATAGTTTTGGCAAAGACCCCAATCCATGAGCACTTTCcccaaaatgaaacatttttcttaACTACAAGCTgtgtgggggtggaggggaattgtttatcaattttcaaGACACTGTTAATTACCCACTGGTTTTTATTCACTTTAAGTGAAGATGTCTCGATGGTAGGGAATGCTTCTTGTTCCCcttcccattttcttcttttctattgttAGCCCTGTAACAACAAATTCTCAACTTTCATAGTAGTTTTACAAAGAATTCACCAATCAAATAAGCAACAAACCTCTACACGATAATTTCACATCTCCTAAGAGCATTAATTAGAACTGACTTAAGGATATACATGAGATATAAAAGGGTGTTTATTCATGCTTTACTCATGATACACTTTACCTTCTGCATATACAGATTCTGCTCTTCCTCCAAGCTCAGTTCAGGCCATAACTCACCATGAAACTTTCCTGTGTGTTCCACTCTGGGCCTCACTGATTTTCAGCTGAAATACTATATATAATGCATAGAGTTTATGCCTCAAAAAAATAGCACTTTACATAAGAGCTTATGAGAtcctatttgtttttgtttattcattttttttaattgcattatttactttttatgtgCCAGACTCTGTGCTTACACAGTATCACCTGAACTCAGCAAGTCTATGGTCTAGAAGAGAGACCACAGGCTCAGATATCTGCCCAATCAGGCAGTGAAGCTGCCCAGATACAGGAAAAATTACATGTCCCACTTAGTTTAATATTTGCTTGCCCACTCTTGGTAAGACAttatgcaaagaaatctcttactatagaagaagtagaagaaaaacaCAATGATGGGAGAGTGCTGAGAACTGGTAAACTGGAGCACATGTGCAAGATCTAAAGGAGGCAGATGCCAATCACTTCCATGCAGTGCTTGCCATCAAGCTGGTAATTCAGACACTAACCCTTCTCCCCATCTAAACCAGTAATTAAGTAGGCATGGAAGAACTAGCTACTATTAAGAGCAGTCAAATGAATAGCAAACTATTCTAGAAGCACACTTGGTAATAACAGCTGAGTTTTATTAGTACTATTTACCAGGCTATACTCAGATTGCTACGCATGTTAAACTCatttaaacacataaaaatattatttacagatgaggaagctgaggtacaAACGGCTATTAAGTAGCTTACTGAAAATCATATAGCTAGTAAGTAGAGGATTCAAACCTAGGCTAACTCCAGAACCCACAGACTTAACCCATTATACAGCATGTAAGATATCCTAATTTTTCTCCCCAAATAGATTATTACATGCACAAATATTTAGTTGGTTGGCTTACTATTATAATTTGCTGGTAAATATTTCATAAGGAGTGTTTTACTCATTGCCATATAAATTTCTATTATTCACCAAAAGAATACTTTTTGATACACTGTATATCAAACACCATGCATTGTGCTATGAATAGGAAGATAAGTGAGATTTCTAaaaacttattcattcaacagacattttctTAGCATTTCCTTTGGTCTAGAAGCTTAGCATATAGCAGTGTCCAGAATATGTATGCCCCCCCTTCCCTTATGGACCTTACAGTAGAGCCTGAAAAACAGACACTGAACAAGTATCATAAATGCAATGAGAGTTGCAGAGATGTGCAGCTGCTACAACGAGGGGAGCTGATCCAGCGGGAGTAAGTTCAAACAGGCACACAAATGTGCATGTACAAAATAATGAAGCAGCATTATTGTGAAAGTACCCACAGGATGTGAGAATGCAGGCAATGAAAAACTAATCTAGCCCAAAGCTGGAAGTGGTGACAGTGGGGAGGAAAGGTGCAGGCGAGGGATGGCCCCCTGAAGGAGGTGAGCCTGGGATGGGTAGCAGACTGGTGGAGTCTGGAAAATATGCTTCTCATCTTCTCACAGTTGCTGAAGGAACAACACGTGTACTTGGAAGATTTTGTTAATTTTCGCATGACTTGGTATTTAGTATTTCAACAGGAAATGTCAGACTAACTTTATTGTCATACTGGATGTGACTTCTACTGCCATAGAAGTAAACTCAATACTTTTGCATTGTTTTCACACTTAAATAATCAATCACTCTGTTTCTTTCAGGGGGACTCTGGTGGCCCACTAGTACAAGAAGACGAACGGCAGCTCTGGTTCCTCGTGGGGATAGTAAGCTGGGGGTATCAGTGTGGTCTGCCAGATAAGCCAGGAGTGTATACTCTAGTGACAGCCTACCATGACTGGATAAAACAACACACTGGGATCTAGTGCAATAAATAACATCTCTGTTGCAGAGTCTGAATGCAGATATGCCTGTCTAAAATTCTAAAACTTTTCAGctgcaaaaagaaacaaagtgtcCTATTTTAACATTCTGTTACATAAATACTAAAGATTAAATACTATTTAACTTTTAGCTGTTACTATGGGTTTTATATTTTCTCAAGAAAATTATATGAATGTTGCATAGTACTGTGCCAGGGGAAACACTGTAAACTAGTTACAGAGGTAACAATTATACTATACTTGTGATAACATAAATGCTAGTAGTGAGAGAAACAGATACCCTGAGAGTGGAAACTAAAGGAAACTGCACAAGTCTGCAAGGTCAGAGGAGTTTCCTCTGTGGAAGTCTCATCAAAGCTGATAAATGGGCAAAGTATACAAACTTGCAAAGGAAGAAGTTGTAGATAACATTTAAGACAGAACAGTATGAGGCaagaaaaatactatattttgagaaacgaaattgagttatttgtagtgaggtgaatggatctagagtctgtcatacagagtgaagtaagtcagaaagagaaaaacaaatgccatatgctaacatatatatacggaatctaaaaaaaaaatggttctgaagaacctaggggcaggacaggaataaagatgcagacgtagagaatggacttgaggacatggggagggtgaagggtaggctgggacgaagtgagagagtggcatggacatatatgcactaccaaatgtaaaatagatagctagtgggaagcagccgcaaagcacagggagatcagctcgttacCTTGTGTctacctagaagggtgggagagagagggtgggagggagactcaagagggaagggatatggggatatatgtatacatatagctgattcactttgttatacagcagcaactaacacaacaatgtaaaaagcaattatactccaataaagatgtaaaaaaaaaaaaaaagaaacgaaaaatactatttttttaaatttctggttacttaatattttatagGAGGCGTTACATCCTAAAAGTACAAGTACGAAGTCACTGTACAGTCCTACAGCAATCTTAATTACCCTGTAAGAACATGCTCTCATAGGAACTAACCAATGAATTTCAGGCATTTACGATCAAAGCTAGAATATTCACTCCTCACCAGAGACCCAAAGAATTATAATTTTCAtgataacttttatttaaaatattctttatctaTGTGAATGAGAGAATTTATCGCCTCcatgggggggtggggcagggggaatgGGAAGAGTTGGtttgcaaaaacaaaagcaaaaagttaAATAGcttaatttcaataaaattatcttaatgaagaaacttttctctctctccttctttctctttctctctctctctctctcctgccctccctcccttaaacacacacacacacgcacacacacaccaaaagaacacaaataaaatttattaacatttaatgGCACAGCAATTTATACAGTCTGAATTATGATTGTTACTGAATTTTTACGGGACTCTAGCAGAGCTAAAGTTTGCTTATGCATGATCATCTATGTGTCAGAGCTTCCTCATTCTAAAAGCTAACTTATGACACCTGGGTATCAGAACAACTacatgcattgtgatgaaaacgtcTTGTATTTCCTCATGTAAAACTGTGAAGAGACCTACACTGAAGTCACTTACTTTACAGAAGTTGAAATTTTAACCAACTCTGTGAAATGTACAAAAAAATCATTGGTATACCTTCAAATAACTAATACTtcaaataaactattttaaaatcatttctctAAGTATTTATGGAAGTTATGACTTTTGAAggaaaatccaaaacaatttaTTTAACTGGTTCTCAAAAGAATGGCCAACTAGATTCTGAAGGCTTGGCACTTTCTGCTGCCTTATAATCAAGCTCTGTAACTAAGGCAAGCATCCAGCTTGAAACTCCCTGGCTGCGCCCTGTGAGGACAATATTAAACTGGCCATTTAGAGTAAGTCTCAGGGGAGTGTGTTTGTGCATCAGTGTGTtggtgtgtttgtatgtgtgtgcatgtgccttCACATAATCATAAACATACTAGTTTATTTCTACACATTGAAAGCTATATAAAGGAAAGTACTTATTTAGCAGAAAATAGAGcaaattcaattatttattgaaaataaaatagtaaatattcatAGTTTTATGAAAAGATATTTGAACACCAGAAGAACACCtattttaagagatttttttaatgttctgatGAGATCTATCTTCTTGATAGCTAAGTAACTCCATGAAAGCAATTTTGAATATTTATGGAAGGGGTGGTGATTCATAAATCTTTTCAGTTCTTAAAAAATCATTCTGGAAACTCTGGAAGAAACATTCTAGAACCTTAATTCAGCGCCAGGAAGAGTTATTAATACCAGGGAGAATCCTTTTCATCATAGAGAAAACACACAGAtgaaccaattttttaaaaatggcaaacaAAGTGAATATTTGATGTTCAAACTGAATACTCCTGAGTTTAAAATAGTCAACAGAACTAATAAAAGAATTATTCAAGAAAGTTTACAGCAAGCAATTGACTATTTCACTTCTGGGAAGTCTTAATTAAAGAGTGTAGatcattcatttggcaaatttattgAGCCCTATATATTTCAGGCTCTCTACTATAATACTCTctactatacactaatgaaacTAAGATAAACAAGACATAGTCCCTGTGTTTAAGACATTCAATATATTGTATgacaaacagaaatataatggAGGCAATGATAAAGAGTAGGATATTTATTATAGGATAACAAAAAAAGGGGGTAGTTCTAGAAGACTCAGGgaaaatatcttataataatatCAAAAGTGAGTCTTCCAGACCATCCATTTGCCATGAACGATACTAATTACTGTGTGGTTAGAGAGACGGGAGCTAAGAACTCCTCaggttatttatttaaatatgtcaCAAGCTCTAATTTATACAATTCAATTCCTATTTGCCAAACATTAATCTTCAAACAGAtccaaaatacaattttttatattttttatgtccACATAATCCAAATCTCAAAATCCAGTCCATTCTGCTTCTAATCAGTTTAATTAATCTCCTTTGGGGAAAACAGATCATCCCCACTCCCCTACATTTCTAGTGATTCATTTCTGTAAGAATCAGCTGTCTTTTGAAGGAACAGTTTTCTTATCATGAGAGATATTTAAGCAGAAGCTGGATAATAACCTGAAGAAATGTTTTAGAAGATTTCTGCAATGGGTCAGGCTTAAAAGCAGATTATTTCCATGGTGATTTCCAGACTAAGATTCTACCCATGATAAGCAAATAGTTTTGAGGGAGCATAACatctgagaaaaagaagaat
This window encodes:
- the TMPRSS11D gene encoding transmembrane protease serine 11D, which translates into the protein MISLQHIPEDGAQWPLIFSLVLRPTRAPSASRSLNPYIVCFVVVAVVVILAVTTALLVYFLAFDQKHYFYRSSFQILNVQYSDELSSSVTQKYRNLSGNIESMITRTFKASNLRKQFIRAHVVKLRQSGNDVIADIVMKFKFTRNNNGPSVKSRIESVLRQMLNNSGNLAMDLSTELTPISDVDTEYILTQECGVRPDLITLSAERIIGGTKAKEGDWPWQVSLQWSGVHHCGGVLISKRWILTAAHCFRSHSDTRQWTVTFGISTTFPKERRGVRTILIHNNYRPETHENDIALLQLDKEVAFTRNIHTVCLPEASQNIPPGSTAYVTGWGSQKYTGSTVSDLQQARVNIISNYVCNAPSSYNGAILPGMLCAGLSQGGADACQGDSGGPLVQEDERQLWFLVGIVSWGYQCGLPDKPGVYTLVTAYHDWIKQHTGI